The DNA region AAGGAAATGATTTTTATAAACAAGGTATTGAAAAATACAAACAAGATTAGTTAACTTAAACGTAGAATACAATTATAAAATAATTGCATTCTACGTTTTTATAGTTTTAAAATTAAAGTAAATAAAGCTCAGATTTAATATCTTGTTAGTTGAGAAATAAAGTGTATAAAATAAATAGTGTCTGCATAAAAAAGTATTGACAAAGTTTAACTAAAGATATATAATTACATATGTGATTCGGGGCGTGGCTCAGCTTGGTAGAGCACCTGTCTTGGGAACAGGGGGTCGCAGGTTCAAATCCTGCCGCTCCGACCAGTAATTACATAAGCGGGTGTAGCTCAATGGTAGAGTTCTAGCCTTCCAAGCTAGCTGCGTGGGTTCGATCCCCATCACCCGCTCCATTTTTTTTCTTCGAGTCCCAGTAGCTCAGTTGGATAGAGCAACGGCCTTCTAAGCCGTGGGTCGGGAGTTCGAATCTCTCCTGGGACACCATGATATTACAGCCTGTACTGCGAATGTACAGGCTTTTTTTATTGGGTGGGTGCAAAAAGCCGTGTATCATTGGGTGCAGAGTGGGTGCAGACGAGGGTAAAAATAAATCTCAAAGATATTTTGTTCTATGTCAGATGTTTTTGTGTGAATAATAAAGAAGCATATTTAGACTGGATTGAGAATGAAAAAGTTCTTAATCCAGTTTTAACTTTTTGAAGAAGCAATGAATAATAATCTATTGCGGAAACGATTGAAATTTTTAAGACTAAAAGAAACACGTGTTAGTACTTTAGCACTATTGTTACAACCTTCAGTATAACCATTAGTGAAGCTAGTATTTAAAGCAGCAATAATTTCGTTTTTCCAAGAATAAATGGTATCGACAAGTTTACTAAATTTATCAATTCCTGACTGTTTAGCTTTTTCGTACCAGATTAAAAGGTTTTTTAAAATATCTTTGCTACTAATAGCATTATGAAACAATTCTTATTAGGAAAACAAGTTTTAGCTAAACGTCTAAATAAAGTGCTCATATCCATGACAATATAAGCAACTTTATCTCGCTCTGCTTTTGAGAAACTCATAAAATATTGATATAAATCTTCAACTTTTCTATTGTGCAAAATATCAAGAGTTTGTTTTTTGGCAACGTCCGTAATAATACACTGATATTTTTCATGATCTGTATTTCCTTTGAATTCGTCAATAGCAAGGACTTTAGGTAGTTGGGCTTTAGGATAACTAATTAAATTTGCCTTACGTATAACAGTAGTATTTGAGCAACCTAATTCAGAAGCAATACTTGTATAAGAGCGCATTTCGGCTAACTTAGATATGATGTGTTGTGTGAATCTATCAGTCATGCGCTGATATTTTGTTATAAAATTATTGTTTTCATAAAAAGCTTTATTGCAAGAAGAACAAAAATAGCGACGTTTTCTTAAAAGCAGATAGGTTTTTTGCATAAATGCAGGCAAATCCTTAATTTTTTGGAATCTATAATTGTTAATTCTAGTAGTTATTGAAGCACAATAAGGGCAGATATGTGGCTTTTTAGGCAATTCTATGAAAATTAAAGTTTCATTTAAATTTCTTTGAACTTTTGTTATAATGACATCTTCCAGTCCGAGTAATTTTTGTGTATAATTATCTGTACTGAGCATGATTTGAAAATCCTCCTTTGATTTGTTTCGCAACTTTATCATAAAGGATTTTTCAATATCACAACATATTTTTTTATAAAAAATATGTTGTGATATGCAGAAATTTTCCACACACCACAACATATATTATAGAGCCTTTTTTGGATATCACTGATGCAAAAGGAGTTTTTATAACTAATTTGGCTCAAGAAAGTATTAATCAGCGTAAAAAGTCTAGTGTTTTCTCTGACTTACAAGATAAATCAGAAGCTTTTCAAAAGGAATATATAGCTGAAGTTTCCGGAAAACGCTATATAGCTAATATGAAAAGAGTTCCGGAAACAAAATGGGCAATTATTGTTTCTCAAGATTATGACGTAGCTTTTGCAATCCTTTATAAAATCCAGCTTTTATTTTTAATTATTACAACCATGATTGTTGTAGGTGTTTTTATCTTTACTCGTAAAAAAATGGATCAAATTGTAAGTGCTTTTCTTAGTCTTAACCAGCGTTTTTCCGAAATTGCAAATGGAAGGTTTCAAATTAGAGCAGAGAAAAGTAGCTTTTTGGAATTAAACCAAATGGCGGATTCCTTTAACTATATGGCAGCCTGTTTACAGGAACGTGATGCTAGGCTTAATGAAATGGTTCGTTTGGATACATTAACAGGTTTGGCCAATCGATTTTGCTTTATTCAGTGGCTCAATGAAGCTACTAGTACAAAAAATACAGAACAATTTGCTTTAGTTTTTTTAGATTTGGATAACTTTAAAGGTATAAATGATACCTATGGACATTGGATAGGCGATCAGGTTCTTAGAGAATTAGCCGTCAAACTACAAAAGGTAACCACTGAAAAGATTTGTTTGGCTCGTTTTGGTGGTGATGAATTTGTTTTTTTATGTAAAGATTGGAACAAGACTAAGGGCATAACTTGGTTAGAAAATTTAAAGGGGCTATTAGCAGAACCGACTAAAGTTGAAGAGTATAATTTTTCTTTTGAGGCAAGCATTGGCGTAGCAATATTTCCTGATGATAGTAAAAGTGTTGATGAATTGTTGAAATATGCAGATTTAGCTATGTATCAAGCAAAATATCAAGGGAAAAATAATTTTAAATTTTATCACCATAATATGATGGCTAAGTTACGTCGCAAAAATGAGCTAGAAGAGGCATTAAAAAATCCGCAACTGTTTAATGAGTTGTTTTTGAACTATCAGCCGTTATATTTGAGGGAGACGAAAGAATTACGAGGATTTGAAGCTTTGTTACGTTGGCAGTCTGCTAAACTAGGGCTGGTTTCACCAGCAGAATTTATCCCGATTGCTGAGGAAACAGGGCGGATTTTAGAAATTGGTAGTTGGGTTTTAAAAACAGCTATTGCAAAACTTGCAGAAATAAATCTTGAAAAATCTGATAAATCTTTGATTATGTCCGTTAATATTTCGGCCTTGCAACTAAAAGAATTTAATTTTGCTAAGTTTGTAGCCAAGGAGCTAGAAAGTTGTATTGTACAGCCAGCGCAGTTAGAACTCGAAATAACGGAAAGTGCGGTTATTGATTCTTACGGAGAAGCTATAGCTGTATTAAATGAAATTAGAGCTTTGGGTATTAGGGTTGCGCTGGATGATTTTGGTACGGGGTATTCTTCTTTATCATATTTACATCATTTACCAATAGATACGATTAAAATTGATCGTTCCTTAGTTGCAGATATTGCAAATAATAACAGAACACAGGATATGTTTGAAGGAATAGTGAGTTTATCTAAAAAACTGGGTTTGGATATTGTCGCAGAAGGCATAGAAACTCAAGAACAGATAGAAATTTTAAATAAATTGCGAATTGACTTTTTCCAAGGATATTTTTTGAAAAAACCAATCCATGAAAAGGAGATTCGTGAATTTTACTTAAATTTATTTGCTGATGAATAAAAACTGGAACTTATCTCCAATTAGAGATAAGTTCCAGTTTTAACTTTTAGAATATAAATTTATTTTGGACTAAGATATAAAAGATAGTGCCAGTAGCTATTGAAAATAGCATATGTCTAAATTTTAAATGAATTAGAATTATAATTATTGTAGAAGATATTTCTGGTAAGGCGTGGTTAGAGCTAGTAAAGTTTAAATCTTTCAGGCAATAAATAACCAACATTCCCAAAACAGCTGCCGGCAATTGATGACCCAGATATTGTAGATAACCAGGAATTTGTTTGCCCGCGGGGAAAAATAAAAAAGGTAAAAATCTAGTTAACATTGTGCCTGAAATCACTGCAACTATGGTGAAAAGTTCTTCAATAAAAGTCATTGCAAATCACCTCTTTAGGGGGAATTTTATTTTTAATAAGAGTAAGAACAAGCACCATTATAAGCATTGCTGGAAGCATAAAATTATTTACTCCCCAAAAGATTATACAAATTATGGGAAAGATAATGCCGATCATTGAACTAAGATATTTTTTTTCGGTTAAGAGTTGTTCAATAAAAATAACTATAAAAAGTGCAGTCATAACAAAAGAAAGTCCAGGAATTTGAAGTGTGAAAAATGAGCCCAGAAAACCGCCTAATGCAGAGCCTAGAAACCAATAAAAGTGATTTAAAATAGTAACATAAAGCATATAAGAATTTTTATCCGTTTTGCTAGAAATATTTGATGTATAGTTAATAGAAAAAGACTCATCACACATTCCAAAAATAAGATAAGATTTTCGCCAACCGTTAAGTCTGTTATAGGGTTCAAGCATTGCTAGTCCGTAAAATAAATGGCGAGCATTAACCATTAGGGTAAGTAAAAAAGCCCCAAGAGGATCAAAGGTGCTTAACAAAAGGTTGACAGTTAAAAATTCCATTGAACCAGCAAAAATCAAAGTTGACATTAAAGCAGGATATAGCGGGTTGAAACCTGCTGAAGTCATGTAAATACCATAGGCCATTCCAAGAAATAAGAAGCCTGCAAAAATAGGAACTGTGTTGATAAAAGCTAATTTAAAGGCGGCTTTCTCAGAAGTAGAAAAATTTCTAAATAAAATATTCATTTGCGCATAATCACTCCTATATATTTATAAAAAATCGACAATGCTTAATTTGATGACAATTTTACCATTGCGAATACATATAATCAATGATAAAATTGTATGTATTACAATTTAGAAGGTGAATTATGCCAATAAACTCTTTTGAAAATTACCCAATGTCTTGGAAACCAGAAAAATCTCGGTTAAAAAAACCCTACTATTTAGCGATTGCAGAAGCCCTAAGCCACGATATTGCATTAGGAATATTATTACCAAATACTAAATTACCGCCCCAAAGAGAATTGGCAGATTTTTTAGATTTGAATTTTACGACAATAACACGTGCCTATAAAAATTGTGAGTTAAGAGGTGTTATTTATACTATTCGAGGAAGTGGGACTTTTGTTTCGCCAAATGCAGCTCGTACAGTAACAATTTCTGCGGACAATTACACTGGAAATAGTATAGATTTAGCCTTTGTTGCGTCTTTTGAAGAGTGTAATGAACTTATAGCGTCACAACTGCCTAATTTGCTTAAAAATCGCTATTTGCCTGAGCTACTAAACTATAATGAACCAACGGGTATGCGACATCAAAAATTAGCAGGAATTTCTTGGATGCGAGAATTTGGTATAGAAGCTACAATTGATACTATGGCAATAGTATCGGGGGCTCAAAATGCGTTGTTGATCACGCTGTTGGCCTTATTTGAACCAGGCAGCAAGATTGCAGTTGATATCTACACATATCCTAATTTTATTGAATTGGCCAAACTACTACATATTCAATTAGTTGCTATTCCAGGTGATGATGAGGGAATGTTAGCAGAACAGCTGGATAATCAATGTGAATTGCAAAACATAAAAGGGGCATTTTTTATGCCTTCATGCGCAAACCCCACGACTATAGTAATAAGTAATCAGCGTAGAAAAGATTTGTGTGCGGTTATAAAAAAAAACAATTTAGTAGTTATTGAAGATGATAGTTACTCTTTTCTTTTTGAACGGCGAGAACACCTGGAGAATCCAGCGTTTTTCACAAGATTACCAGAAACTACTGTATATATATGTGGCACTTCCAAGTCAATTTGTTCAGGGCTTAGGGTTGCATATATTGTTTTTCCAAAAAAAATAGCAGATAAAATTTTTCAAGCTATCTTCAACTCAAATGTGAAAACGTCTTCATTTACAGCAGAAATAATAACACAGTTAATTTTAACAGGTGAAGCTGGAAAAATAGTTTTAGCGAAAAAAAACTTAGCTAGAGAAGCGAATTGCTTGTTTTTTAAGTATTTTTCATTGCCAAATGAACAGCAAGCTCAACTTAGTTTTTTTAGATGGTTACCAATTGCAAATTATGATAATATAGGTGAGCTGGAAAATTTGTTTTTACGAAATGGTATTCGTGTTTTTCATTCGAGCATATTTTTATCATCAAGAAAAAGTGAGCAACAATTTTTACGGGTAGCTTTATCTGGAACTAGTTCATTGTTACAACTTGAAAAAGGGTTGAAAATATTGCAGCAAATAGTTCAATTGCGATAAAAAATCTAAAAAATAATAAAGAAAACACTCTAATTGTTTTCAAAATGAGATAATGCAAAACAATTAGAGTGTTTTTTCATACTAACTTTCAATAAATTCGATTTTCCAATTGTAGCGGTTATTTGTTTGATCTTTAACATAATAAAAATAGGCTGAGAAAATATGCCCTTTTTTACTTTTTAAGCCACGAAAACCAACTCGCCCATTTTCTAAAAGTAATTTAATCATTTCTGGAGATATTTGCTTACCAAATCCATTTATATATTTGTCATTTTTCCAAATAGTAAACTTACAACCATTTTTCCAATTGCTGCAACTAAAACTCTGAGCAGTTTCAATAATTGGGTTGTTGCATTCTGGGCATAACCCTAGAACTATCGAATCAGGACTAATATTGATTATAGCACCAAAAGTAGGGGTGGTTTTAATTTTTTCTACCGACATTTGAACAAAATTAGTAATCATTGTAATAAAATTGATTTTTGAAAATTTTTGTCTTTCAATATCTGCAAGTGTTTTTTCTAATTTACCAGTATATTCTAAATCGAAGAGCTCGGGAACTGGAAATTTTTCCACTAGCATTGTTCCGAGTTCAGTACAAACTAAGTTTTTACCTTTGGCTTTAATATAACCGACGTCTTTAAGTTTTTTGATTGTTTCTGCTCGAGTTGCTGGTGTACCGATACTGAACCCACTTAAAATAGAGAGCATCATTTCTTCGGCTTCATCCTGTTCATAACTTTTACCACAAGTTTCCATAACTCTTAGCAAAGTCTTTTCAGTGTGTGCCTTGGGAGCCTTCCTCTTGACTTCAGTGATTCTGGTATTTTCTACTTCAACTATTTCATTTTCCATTACTTGCGGCAATAAAACTTCTTTTGCGGTTATTTTTTCAATCTTTTTCCAACCTTCTACCAATTGAACCTTGCCTTTGCTGGTCAAAATTCCAGGTAGCGGGTTATCTAATAGCTGGATAGTTAAGATAGTTTCTTCGTTTTCTGCAAGAGGCATAAATTGTGCAAGAAAACGATTTTTTATTTCCTGATACACAATAATTTCATCTTTACTTAGGTTGTTAGGCGAAATATAAGTAGGAATAATAGCAGAGTGACTTTCAACTTTGCTACTATCGAAAACTCTTTTATGGGTGTGAAAAACAATTTCTGTGGCTAGGGGATGATTTTTTTTATGCGTTTCTAAAACTTTTTTAGTTTTTTCAATTAAACTATCATCTAAAACTTGACTAGCAGTACGTGGGTAAGTTATAGCTTTTTTTTCATATAAATCCTGAGCAACCTTGAGAACTTTATCAGAAGTCCAATCCTTATATTTACTAGTTATGGTACCCTGCAAATTAGAAAGGTTAAAAAGGTAGGGCGGGTATTCTTTTTTTCGCTCAACCGATTTCGTGATTATAGTTGCTCTTTGGTTTATAATTTTAGAACATAAATCTTCCAAGAATTCTTTAGTTTCAAATTTTTCACTATTATTTTCATAGTAAACAGCTTCAAAGCTTGTATTATTGGAAGTTTGCAAATCAACTAATAACTTGTAGTATCTAGATTCCTTAAAATTGACAATTTCTTTATCTCGATCATAAATAATTTTCAAAGTGGGCAATAAAACTCGCCCAATATTGAGCATTTTTATATTTTTATCTGCTTGATATTTAACTGTAGCTACTGCTGTAAGATTTATCCCGATTAACCAATCAGCCCATTGACGGCCTAAGCCAGCATCTTGCAAATTTTGCATTTCGCTATTAGGTTTTAAACAATTTAGACCACGTAGAACTTCATTACTGGTCCATTCCGTTAGAAGTAGTCTTTCTACAGGTTTATCTGTTTTTAAATATAAAATTAGTTCGTCAAAAATTATTTGCCCCTCTCTGTCATCATCAGTTGCGGCAATAATACTAATAATATCTTTTCGGGCAATCAAATTATTAATAATCATTAGCTGTTTTTGTGCACCACTATCACATTGGTCTTTATTATTATTAGAGCTTTTAATTTTATATTTAAAAACCTCTGGAATATAGGGGAAGTATTCTAAACGCCAACTAGTTAAGTTTGGCTCATAATCTTTAACATCATACAATTGCAACAGATGTCCAAAAGCCCAACTTATTACATAATTATTGCCCTCTATATACCCATCTTTACGAAGAGTTGCGCCCACAGCTTCTGCAATATTACGTGCAACAGAAGGTTTTTCGGCTATAATTAGTTTTTTCAAAATACGACCTCTTTTCAGTGTTTATTATGTTTTTAATTATAACATTAAATTTTGGATTGGATAAGTTTTACTCAAGTTTAAATATAAGAAAGATTTATTTATGGTGGTCTATTAAAACCTAATTGTTAAGAGACTAAGCTTAGATTTTTAAAGAATTTAATAAAAAATCACAAAAAAGATATATTAATAATATTAGTTGTGGTATAATTCAAACATTGATAGGTAATTAGTCATAGCTAATTAGGATTTTAGCCTGTTTAATTAAAATTTAAATTTTAAAAGAATAATAAGGAACAGGGTAACATTTTGCGGTATAGTTTAGATATAGGCAGGCTTTTGTTTGCGTATATCTTTTTATTGTGCCCACAATATATAGTATATAGATTAGCGGCTGAATTTTTTATGCTATATAGGTAAAAAAGACCTTGGTTTTTTGAAAAGTAAATAATAAGAAGTTTTATTAAACAGCAGGCATCATTCCTGATCTTTGGCTAAAAGCCTAAGGCCGCTTACTAATTCTAATAGATGTGGCACAAAACTGGAAATTTAATTAAAGTGATGTGCAAAAATATTTAGGCAAATTATTAGGCAAAACTGCTATAAATTATAGCAATTTTTGTTCAGAAAAAAGTGGTTCTGAGCGCAATTTAAAAAGAAATGAGGGAAATGATGCAATGAAAATGACAGTTGGGAAAAAAATTATGGGTGGATTTATTTTTGTTATTTTAGTTACAGCTATAATGAGTGCGTATACTTATTTAAAGACGGATGACATTAGTAAAGATTATCAAAACGTAATGAATCTAAATATTGAAAAAATTGTTCTATCAGAAGAATTGGCCACAGAGATTGCCGAAGAGGCTGCTACTGTAAGACGCTTTAATTTAACTAAAGATCTGGCAGCTAAGGATAAGTTTGAAAAGTTAAAAATAACTTCAGATCAAAAAATAACTAAAATGGAAAAAATGTTTGTAACAGAGAAAGCCCAAACTTTAATTAAAAAGATAAAAGATAACAAAGCTACTTATGAAGATTTTGCAGTAAAAGCTATGGCTGCACAAGTGGCAGGAGATCAAGTGC from Succinispira mobilis DSM 6222 includes:
- a CDS encoding AzlC family ABC transporter permease encodes the protein MNILFRNFSTSEKAAFKLAFINTVPIFAGFLFLGMAYGIYMTSAGFNPLYPALMSTLIFAGSMEFLTVNLLLSTFDPLGAFLLTLMVNARHLFYGLAMLEPYNRLNGWRKSYLIFGMCDESFSINYTSNISSKTDKNSYMLYVTILNHFYWFLGSALGGFLGSFFTLQIPGLSFVMTALFIVIFIEQLLTEKKYLSSMIGIIFPIICIIFWGVNNFMLPAMLIMVLVLTLIKNKIPPKEVICNDFY
- a CDS encoding type IA DNA topoisomerase, with amino-acid sequence MKKLIIAEKPSVARNIAEAVGATLRKDGYIEGNNYVISWAFGHLLQLYDVKDYEPNLTSWRLEYFPYIPEVFKYKIKSSNNNKDQCDSGAQKQLMIINNLIARKDIISIIAATDDDREGQIIFDELILYLKTDKPVERLLLTEWTSNEVLRGLNCLKPNSEMQNLQDAGLGRQWADWLIGINLTAVATVKYQADKNIKMLNIGRVLLPTLKIIYDRDKEIVNFKESRYYKLLVDLQTSNNTSFEAVYYENNSEKFETKEFLEDLCSKIINQRATIITKSVERKKEYPPYLFNLSNLQGTITSKYKDWTSDKVLKVAQDLYEKKAITYPRTASQVLDDSLIEKTKKVLETHKKNHPLATEIVFHTHKRVFDSSKVESHSAIIPTYISPNNLSKDEIIVYQEIKNRFLAQFMPLAENEETILTIQLLDNPLPGILTSKGKVQLVEGWKKIEKITAKEVLLPQVMENEIVEVENTRITEVKRKAPKAHTEKTLLRVMETCGKSYEQDEAEEMMLSILSGFSIGTPATRAETIKKLKDVGYIKAKGKNLVCTELGTMLVEKFPVPELFDLEYTGKLEKTLADIERQKFSKINFITMITNFVQMSVEKIKTTPTFGAIINISPDSIVLGLCPECNNPIIETAQSFSCSNWKNGCKFTIWKNDKYINGFGKQISPEMIKLLLENGRVGFRGLKSKKGHIFSAYFYYVKDQTNNRYNWKIEFIES
- a CDS encoding branched-chain amino acid transporter permease, with product MTFIEELFTIVAVISGTMLTRFLPFLFFPAGKQIPGYLQYLGHQLPAAVLGMLVIYCLKDLNFTSSNHALPEISSTIIIILIHLKFRHMLFSIATGTIFYILVQNKFIF
- a CDS encoding transposase is translated as MFHNAISSKDILKNLLIWYEKAKQSGIDKFSKLVDTIYSWKNEIIAALNTSFTNGYTEGCNNSAKVLTRVSFSLKNFNRFRNRLLFIASSKS
- a CDS encoding EAL domain-containing protein → MAQESINQRKKSSVFSDLQDKSEAFQKEYIAEVSGKRYIANMKRVPETKWAIIVSQDYDVAFAILYKIQLLFLIITTMIVVGVFIFTRKKMDQIVSAFLSLNQRFSEIANGRFQIRAEKSSFLELNQMADSFNYMAACLQERDARLNEMVRLDTLTGLANRFCFIQWLNEATSTKNTEQFALVFLDLDNFKGINDTYGHWIGDQVLRELAVKLQKVTTEKICLARFGGDEFVFLCKDWNKTKGITWLENLKGLLAEPTKVEEYNFSFEASIGVAIFPDDSKSVDELLKYADLAMYQAKYQGKNNFKFYHHNMMAKLRRKNELEEALKNPQLFNELFLNYQPLYLRETKELRGFEALLRWQSAKLGLVSPAEFIPIAEETGRILEIGSWVLKTAIAKLAEINLEKSDKSLIMSVNISALQLKEFNFAKFVAKELESCIVQPAQLELEITESAVIDSYGEAIAVLNEIRALGIRVALDDFGTGYSSLSYLHHLPIDTIKIDRSLVADIANNNRTQDMFEGIVSLSKKLGLDIVAEGIETQEQIEILNKLRIDFFQGYFLKKPIHEKEIREFYLNLFADE
- a CDS encoding ISL3 family transposase codes for the protein MLSTDNYTQKLLGLEDVIITKVQRNLNETLIFIELPKKPHICPYCASITTRINNYRFQKIKDLPAFMQKTYLLLRKRRYFCSSCNKAFYENNNFITKYQRMTDRFTQHIISKLAEMRSYTSIASELGCSNTTVIRKANLISYPKAQLPKVLAIDEFKGNTDHEKYQCIITDVAKKQTLDILHNRKVEDLYQYFMSFSKAERDKVAYIVMDMSTLFRRLAKTCFPNKNCFIMLLVAKIF
- a CDS encoding PLP-dependent aminotransferase family protein; the encoded protein is MPINSFENYPMSWKPEKSRLKKPYYLAIAEALSHDIALGILLPNTKLPPQRELADFLDLNFTTITRAYKNCELRGVIYTIRGSGTFVSPNAARTVTISADNYTGNSIDLAFVASFEECNELIASQLPNLLKNRYLPELLNYNEPTGMRHQKLAGISWMREFGIEATIDTMAIVSGAQNALLITLLALFEPGSKIAVDIYTYPNFIELAKLLHIQLVAIPGDDEGMLAEQLDNQCELQNIKGAFFMPSCANPTTIVISNQRRKDLCAVIKKNNLVVIEDDSYSFLFERREHLENPAFFTRLPETTVYICGTSKSICSGLRVAYIVFPKKIADKIFQAIFNSNVKTSSFTAEIITQLILTGEAGKIVLAKKNLAREANCLFFKYFSLPNEQQAQLSFFRWLPIANYDNIGELENLFLRNGIRVFHSSIFLSSRKSEQQFLRVALSGTSSLLQLEKGLKILQQIVQLR